Below is a genomic region from Hyalangium minutum.
GCGCCGCATGCGGCGTGTCCCGAGTCGAGTACGAAGCCCAGCCCAAATGATCCAGGGCGTCGGCCGAGTGGGAATCGCCCCCGAGGGAAAAGTGCACATCAGCGCAAGGCTCCGCACACGAGTCCGTGCTTTGTGCGCGAGGTAAAGTGCCACCAACCCTCCCAGGGAATGCCCCATCACATGCGCGCTTTGCCACCCCTGCGCATCCATGAGCACGAGCACATCCTCGGCCATGAGTTCAACCGTGAGTGCCCCACTCAGCGGCTGACTCTCGCCGAACCCACGATTATCGAGGCACAGGCAACGGAAGCTCGCCCCTAGCGCCTCGACCTGAGGCCTCCACCCAGCAGCGCCGATGCCGATGCCGTGGATCATCACCACCGGCGGCCCATTCCCCTCCGCGAACCAGCTCAGGGAGCAACCACGATGCAGCGTCGTCTGACGGGTGGACAGAAGACCCATATGTGCTCCAAGAGGCTCATCCCAAGACAGCCTCTGCAGCCAGCATCCTTATCCATCTTTCGCCCAGGGAGAAACCTCAGCGTGAGCAAGCGCATCCGCGCCCATGTCCTCGGCGGATACCCCGCGGTCGCGATGGTCTTCAGGAAACCGATGGTGGCAGCATGGCCTGTCCACCTCCCGCCCGCGCGGCGAAGCCCCCCCTGTCGGCCGCGTTTGGCACGAACCTGTCGGACAAGCAGACCGACTCGCGCAAACTGGTCCCGACAGTTCCCCCTTCACGGCAGTCGTGGGCTCCGGCGGCGTCCCCTCGGGTGGTTCTCCTGCGAAGGTCGCTGGCGCCCCGCTCAGGGTAGGCTCGAGAATCGACTTCTCAGCGCAGGCTGGCTCAGCCTCGAAGTCTGGAAACACTTCGTTTGAAACTGTCGCTGCGTCCGGCGACGCCGGACTCGCAGAAGCATCGGGAGGGGTAGCTGTCTTGTCACGGGTTTCGGGAGCTGGTGTGAGGCGGCTGAGAAGGCGCTCGTCACATGCCTTCAACAGGGCCGGCAGGTCCCGCCGAACCGCCTGCGCATCCCGCTCGCCCAGGGCATGAAACGCGCACAT
It encodes:
- a CDS encoding alpha/beta fold hydrolase — encoded protein: MGLLSTRQTTLHRGCSLSWFAEGNGPPVVMIHGIGIGAAGWRPQVEALGASFRCLCLDNRGFGESQPLSGALTVELMAEDVLVLMDAQGWQSAHVMGHSLGGLVALYLAHKARTRVRSLALMCTFPSGAIPTRPTPWIIWAGLRTRLGTRRMRRHAFLELVLPSDALAGVDRDALAERLAELFSHDLAEQPPVALRQMGAMRRADATPFLSGLASIPTLVVSASHDRVAPPVGGRALAAGIPGARYVEIPDGSHGVTLQLPERINALLQEHLNAAEASWAAKRPRDGYLKPAGVSRPGPCP